The Deltaproteobacteria bacterium genome window below encodes:
- a CDS encoding nucleotidyltransferase domain-containing protein — protein sequence MKHTLQLTPDETTWLAQYRQALSERHPGAVVRMLVYGSKARGESHPDSDVDVLLVVRNDAGPLKRPLRNIGYELAATSDAVPSILAYTEDEWQERTNKGYPFQHAVERDGVSVL from the coding sequence ATGAAGCACACCCTGCAACTGACGCCCGACGAAACAACGTGGCTGGCACAATACCGACAGGCCTTGAGCGAACGTCACCCGGGAGCGGTCGTACGCATGCTCGTATACGGCTCAAAGGCTCGCGGGGAGTCGCATCCGGACAGCGACGTTGATGTTCTGCTGGTCGTCAGAAATGACGCCGGTCCCCTGAAGCGCCCGTTGCGGAACATCGGCTACGAACTGGCGGCAACCTCGGATGCCGTCCCTTCGATCCTGGCTTACACCGAGGACGAATGGCAGGAGAGAACCAATAAAGGCTACCCTTTCCAACACGCGGTAGAGCGCGATGGAGTGTCTGTGCTGTGA
- a CDS encoding carbon-nitrogen hydrolase family protein, which yields MTTKREVRIGCVQTPALATFDEAIEAACRLAGDAVAAGAELVCLPEYCGGLATENGMVKPPAAPEAGHPVLEALRAFARDAGVWMLIGSVAVDGPDDRLINRAFMVDSQGDVRARYDKIHLFDVDLSETERYRESAVISPGKQAVVADTPWGRLGMTTCYDLRFPHLYRSLAQAGAEILAVPAAFTKVTGQAHWHVLNRARAIENGAVVVAPCSVGPVPGGGAVYGHSLIVSPWGEILAEGGEDAGTIVATVDLESVANVRKRVPSLRHDRPFSQPAQPEPGRPGAHARSYEALPPYVLF from the coding sequence ATGACCACCAAACGCGAAGTGCGCATCGGCTGTGTCCAGACGCCGGCCCTGGCGACCTTCGACGAGGCCATCGAGGCGGCCTGCCGCCTCGCCGGCGACGCGGTGGCGGCAGGCGCCGAGTTGGTGTGCCTGCCCGAGTACTGCGGCGGCCTCGCCACCGAGAACGGCATGGTCAAACCCCCGGCCGCGCCGGAGGCCGGCCACCCCGTGCTGGAGGCGTTGCGCGCCTTCGCCCGCGATGCCGGCGTGTGGATGCTAATCGGCTCCGTGGCCGTGGACGGACCCGACGACCGGCTCATCAACCGCGCCTTCATGGTGGACAGCCAAGGCGATGTCCGCGCCCGCTACGACAAGATCCACCTGTTCGACGTCGACCTGTCCGAGACCGAGCGCTACCGCGAGTCCGCCGTAATCAGTCCCGGCAAGCAGGCGGTGGTGGCGGACACCCCCTGGGGCCGCCTGGGCATGACCACCTGCTACGACCTGCGCTTCCCCCACCTCTACCGTTCACTCGCCCAGGCCGGCGCCGAGATCCTCGCGGTGCCCGCCGCGTTCACCAAGGTCACCGGACAAGCCCACTGGCACGTGCTGAACCGCGCCCGCGCCATCGAGAACGGCGCCGTGGTGGTGGCACCCTGCTCGGTCGGCCCCGTCCCGGGCGGCGGCGCCGTCTACGGCCACTCGCTCATTGTCTCCCCTTGGGGCGAGATCCTGGCTGAGGGCGGCGAGGACGCCGGCACCATCGTCGCCACCGTGGACCTGGAAAGCGTCGCGAATGTCCGCAAGCGCGTCCCGAGCCTGCGGCACGACCGGCCCTTCAGCCAGCCGGCGCAACCGGAACCGGGCCGCCCCGGCGCACACGCCCGTTCGTACGAGGCATTGCCACCATATGTCCTTTTCTAG
- a CDS encoding cupin domain-containing protein: MHDATYWVNQLGLEPHPEGGYFKEIYRSPAIVPGEALPGYGGPRNLGTSIYFLLQDDQFSALHRIRQDELWHFYSGSTLTVHVIDVAGRYAPIHMGPDPEAGECLQTLVPGGSLFGASMDRNRGYALVGCTCVPGFDFADFEMPSREELLGRYPQHSQLIHRLTRAS; encoded by the coding sequence ATGCATGACGCCACCTACTGGGTCAACCAGCTCGGCCTCGAACCCCATCCCGAAGGCGGTTACTTCAAGGAGATCTATCGCTCCCCGGCCATCGTGCCGGGCGAGGCGCTGCCGGGCTATGGCGGTCCCCGCAACCTCGGCACCTCCATTTACTTTCTCCTTCAGGACGATCAGTTCTCCGCCCTCCATCGCATCAGGCAGGACGAGCTGTGGCACTTCTACTCGGGCTCGACTCTCACCGTGCACGTTATTGACGTCGCGGGCCGCTACGCACCCATCCACATGGGCCCCGATCCGGAGGCGGGCGAATGCCTGCAGACACTCGTCCCCGGCGGCTCCCTGTTCGGCGCGTCCATGGACCGCAACCGGGGCTACGCCTTGGTGGGTTGCACCTGCGTCCCTGGCTTCGACTTCGCGGATTTCGAGATGCCCTCGAGGGAAGAGCTGCTCGGGCGCTACCCACAACACAGCCAACTCATCCATCGGCTCACGCGCGCTTCGTAA
- a CDS encoding mandelate racemase/muconate lactonizing enzyme family protein — MKITDLKTLRLRAPLGAQGQVESRTGVRTHRYGFLVEVHTDAGITGIGSCSGNGLLLESVVTHVLKPLLVGMDPLDIDEIWDTAYFRAGARAFGSRGVGVVALSGVDTALWDIAGKVKGVPVYELLGGKRRDPVEVYATALYPEATRTAVEKAEKLAERGFHGIKIKVGFDLAQDIEIVSAVRSALGTDFPLMTDANMGYGLDVALAAADAFEKLGIGWLEEPLFMEDVAGHAELKARTGVPVALGENLHTRFAFESFMARDAVDVLQPDVARAGGISEVRTIAAAAAERGLPVSLHTYGDGVALAASLHLVAALENSAVMEFDYNENPLRSDLLQEPLEPRNGFMRPPDGPGLGVTLDPEALRRYHFDGGGDLALWRRTVRDA; from the coding sequence ATGAAGATCACCGATCTCAAGACCCTGCGGCTGCGCGCGCCCCTCGGCGCTCAAGGACAGGTGGAAAGCCGCACCGGCGTGCGCACCCACCGCTACGGGTTCCTGGTGGAAGTCCACACCGACGCGGGCATCACGGGCATCGGATCCTGCTCCGGCAACGGACTCTTGCTGGAGTCCGTCGTCACCCACGTTCTCAAGCCGCTGCTCGTGGGCATGGACCCCCTCGACATCGATGAGATCTGGGACACCGCCTATTTCCGCGCCGGCGCGCGCGCGTTCGGCTCACGGGGAGTCGGCGTGGTGGCCCTCAGCGGCGTGGACACGGCCCTGTGGGACATCGCCGGCAAGGTGAAGGGCGTGCCCGTGTACGAGCTGCTGGGCGGCAAGCGTCGGGACCCGGTGGAGGTCTATGCCACGGCGCTCTATCCGGAGGCGACCCGCACGGCGGTGGAGAAGGCCGAGAAGCTGGCGGAACGGGGTTTCCACGGCATCAAGATCAAGGTGGGCTTCGATCTGGCCCAGGACATCGAGATCGTGAGCGCGGTGCGGTCGGCGCTGGGAACGGACTTTCCCCTCATGACCGACGCCAACATGGGCTACGGCCTCGACGTGGCGCTGGCCGCCGCCGACGCGTTCGAGAAGCTCGGCATCGGCTGGCTGGAGGAACCGCTGTTCATGGAGGACGTGGCCGGCCACGCCGAACTCAAGGCCCGCACCGGCGTCCCCGTGGCCCTGGGCGAGAACCTCCACACCCGCTTCGCCTTCGAATCGTTCATGGCCCGCGACGCCGTCGACGTGCTTCAGCCCGACGTCGCCCGCGCCGGCGGCATCAGCGAGGTGCGCACCATCGCCGCCGCCGCCGCCGAACGCGGGTTGCCGGTCTCCCTCCACACCTACGGCGACGGCGTCGCCCTGGCCGCGAGCCTCCACTTGGTCGCCGCCCTGGAAAACAGCGCGGTCATGGAGTTCGACTACAACGAGAACCCGCTCCGCAGCGACCTGCTCCAGGAACCCCTGGAACCCAGGAACGGCTTCATGCGCCCGCCCGACGGCCCGGGCCTCGGAGTCACCCTCGACCCCGAGGCGCTTCGGCGCTATCATTTCGACGGCGGCGGCGACCTTGCGCTGTGGCGGCGGACGGTGCGCGATGCATGA